One Campylobacter sputorum subsp. sputorum DNA segment encodes these proteins:
- a CDS encoding AAA family ATPase, with product MDILDMFYQNPPKISKFYDRKISIDSDKFILKGAINSGKTTLLKEWLLRNGNDDEILYVNFDDIRCDEKYIKENLSNFILTHKGLKAIALDGVKIDFDLDFVNLKVGCATKSNELKFKNYDEIYVNNLDFEEFMLFYKKKFDIRTMFSSFINYGNGTGSVFYDINDITIFLQNILKSNLDKTQIEILKQCCELTNKTFSANGIYKFLKESMKISKDRVYETIFKFENEKYINLLPKINQPNGAKKIYMSDFAMISALNVNKNFQTIFSNIVYCELLKLKKEFFYENDIDFFIPDLNLGILCIPFRQSDLIFLKFKKLINKLKYLNIIKLIVISMSNQGLLEIEGIKCEIIPFWQFSASL from the coding sequence TTGGATATCTTGGATATGTTTTATCAAAATCCTCCTAAAATATCTAAATTTTATGATAGAAAAATTAGTATTGATAGTGATAAATTTATTTTAAAAGGTGCTATAAATTCCGGTAAAACAACCCTTTTAAAAGAGTGGCTTTTAAGAAATGGAAATGATGATGAAATTTTATATGTAAATTTTGATGATATTAGATGTGATGAAAAATATATCAAAGAAAATTTAAGCAATTTTATACTTACGCATAAAGGACTAAAAGCCATTGCTTTAGATGGTGTAAAAATTGATTTTGATCTTGATTTTGTAAATTTAAAAGTAGGTTGTGCGACCAAAAGTAACGAACTTAAATTCAAAAATTATGATGAAATTTATGTAAATAATCTTGATTTTGAAGAATTTATGCTTTTTTATAAGAAAAAATTTGACATTAGAACTATGTTTAGTAGTTTTATAAATTACGGAAATGGCACTGGTAGTGTATTTTACGATATCAATGATATAACTATATTTTTGCAAAATATTTTGAAATCTAATTTAGACAAAACTCAGATAGAAATTTTAAAACAGTGCTGTGAGCTTACAAATAAAACTTTTAGCGCAAATGGCATTTATAAATTTTTAAAAGAGAGTATGAAAATATCAAAAGATAGGGTTTATGAGACTATTTTTAAATTTGAAAATGAAAAATATATAAATTTACTTCCTAAAATAAATCAGCCAAATGGTGCAAAGAAAATTTATATGAGCGATTTTGCGATGATTTCTGCTCTTAATGTTAATAAAAATTTTCAAACTATTTTTTCAAATATAGTTTATTGTGAGCTTTTGAAACTTAAAAAAGAGTTTTTTTATGAAAATGATATTGATTTTTTTATACCTGATTTAAATTTAGGAATATTATGCATACCTTTTAGACAAAGTGATTTGATATTTTTAAAATTTAAAAAACTTATAAATAAACTTAAATATTTAAACATAATAAAACTTATAGTTATTTCTATGTCAAATCAAGGTTTGTTAGAGATAGAGGGGATAAAATGTGAAATAATACCGTTTTGGCAATTTAGTGCGAGTTTGTAA
- a CDS encoding ATP phosphoribosyltransferase regulatory subunit: MSDMKSKIYEHEIPKGSRLYFGKSASLKRKIEHIASNLLSKEGFSEILTPYFSYHQDLSVENSSLIRFSDIQNNEISLRADSTIDVARIVQRRLKDTKQNRWFYIQPVFKYPSIEIYQIGAEIFGQNDLNIGVEIAINLFKEFDLKPFLQISNMEIPKLVCSLLNLDISVFEKAEVEKIYSQKQPWLEKLCLLSKAENITNLIKEIPNELKEPLEEIKELALGSKYENICIAPLYFSSMRYYDKLFFRFLHNNKYLSSGGSYEIGGIKSCGFCIFTDAMIENLIETKGL, translated from the coding sequence ATGAGTGATATGAAATCTAAAATTTATGAACACGAGATACCAAAAGGAAGCAGACTATACTTTGGAAAAAGTGCCTCATTAAAAAGAAAAATAGAGCATATTGCCAGCAATCTTTTAAGCAAAGAAGGTTTTAGCGAGATACTAACTCCATATTTTTCATATCATCAAGATCTTAGTGTTGAAAACTCATCGCTTATACGCTTTAGCGACATCCAAAACAATGAAATAAGTCTTAGAGCTGATAGCACCATAGATGTTGCAAGAATAGTCCAAAGAAGACTAAAAGATACTAAACAAAATAGATGGTTTTATATACAGCCTGTTTTTAAATATCCAAGCATAGAAATTTATCAAATAGGTGCTGAGATTTTTGGGCAAAATGATTTAAATATAGGTGTAGAAATAGCCATTAATTTATTTAAAGAATTTGATCTTAAGCCGTTTTTACAGATAAGTAATATGGAAATTCCAAAACTTGTTTGTTCTCTTTTAAATTTAGATATAAGTGTTTTTGAAAAAGCCGAAGTTGAGAAAATTTACTCACAAAAACAGCCATGGCTAGAAAAACTTTGTTTGCTAAGCAAAGCTGAAAATATAACTAATCTTATAAAAGAAATTCCAAATGAATTAAAAGAGCCTTTAGAAGAAATAAAAGAGCTCGCCCTTGGCTCAAAATATGAAAATATATGCATAGCACCACTTTATTTTTCTTCTATGAGATATTATGATAAACTATTTTTTAGATTTTTACACAATAATAAATATTTAAGTAGTGGCGGAAGTTATGAGATAGGTGGCATAAAGTCTTGTGGTTTTTGTATTTTTACAGATGCGATGATTGAAAATTTAATTGAAACAAAAGGATTATAA
- a CDS encoding ChaN family lipoprotein codes for MLIRLMSYICIFILCVFIEGCAKKVEILPSEFNDFKIVSLKNHEEITYDDFINRLLKYDIILLGEEHINTYHHIMQSKIIQDLSNNLNLDIALEMFSSSHQDILDEAKHNFENISKSMLKKSLMWDDKWQYSYYKTLMQTIFYLPNTNILGANLNKNEISTIYKGAMALMGNLSTKKEVKDKIGDFIKPTHDISDEDILNKLIKIQQYKDRRMADILVHSKNKIVLIAGRYHVNKLSGVPLHIMDYKSKKNFVSVGLGFENETIKDIKNNEFDFMIFFNDYKERREVK; via the coding sequence ATGTTAATAAGACTAATGTCTTACATCTGTATTTTTATATTGTGTGTATTTATAGAAGGTTGTGCTAAAAAAGTAGAAATTTTACCAAGTGAGTTTAATGATTTTAAGATTGTTTCATTAAAAAATCACGAGGAAATCACATATGATGATTTTATAAATAGGCTTTTAAAATACGATATTATTCTTCTTGGCGAAGAGCATATAAATACATATCACCACATAATGCAATCAAAAATCATACAAGATCTTAGCAATAATTTAAATTTAGATATCGCATTAGAAATGTTTAGCTCATCTCATCAAGATATTTTAGACGAAGCTAAACACAATTTTGAAAATATTTCAAAGAGTATGTTAAAAAAATCATTAATGTGGGATGATAAGTGGCAATACAGCTATTATAAAACACTTATGCAGACTATATTTTATCTGCCAAATACAAATATTTTGGGTGCAAATTTAAATAAAAATGAAATTTCAACAATATACAAAGGAGCTATGGCATTAATGGGTAATTTATCAACAAAAAAAGAGGTTAAAGATAAAATAGGGGATTTCATAAAACCTACTCATGATATATCTGATGAAGATATTTTAAACAAACTTATCAAAATTCAGCAATATAAAGATAGGAGAATGGCTGATATATTGGTTCATTCAAAAAATAAAATAGTATTAATTGCTGGTAGATATCATGTAAATAAATTAAGCGGAGTTCCTTTGCATATAATGGATTATAAAAGTAAAAAAAATTTCGTAAGCGTAGGTTTGGGTTTTGAAAATGAAACCATCAAAGATATAAAAAATAATGAATTTGATTTTATGATATTTTTTAATGATTATAAAGAAAGAAGGGAAGTTAAATGA
- a CDS encoding adenylosuccinate synthase, giving the protein MNKADLIVGVQWGDEGKGKIVDMLSQNYDVVCRANGGHNAGHTIWVDGVKYSMHLIPSGILHENIINIIGAGVVVNPKALIEEMTQFSNLENRFFISERSHLNLTHHSLIDRAKENLKGDKAIGTTGKGIGPAYSDKISRSGHRALELKDPKKLAKDLYTEFKENAYFYDALNINLPSEDEILKEMEEYSKALSPYIIDTTKLLWNLMDQNKKVLIEGAQGTMLDIDHGTYPYVTSSNTISSGSCSGLGLNPKTLGKVIGIIKAYTTRVGNGSFPTEDLSNSGETMCEVGKEYGTTTGRKRRCGWFDAVSVKYASRLNGVDEYALMKLDVLDGFEKIKICKAYKYKGKIIDYVPSDLQNVEPIYEEVDGWKSVAGVRKYDDLEQNAKNYIKRIEELCGVKIGIISTSPDRNDTIIL; this is encoded by the coding sequence TTGAATAAAGCTGATTTAATAGTAGGCGTCCAATGGGGCGATGAGGGAAAAGGTAAAATTGTAGATATGCTTTCACAAAACTATGATGTAGTTTGTAGAGCAAATGGTGGGCATAATGCTGGACATACAATATGGGTTGATGGAGTTAAATACTCAATGCACCTAATACCAAGCGGTATTTTACATGAAAATATTATCAACATTATAGGTGCTGGTGTTGTTGTAAATCCAAAAGCACTCATAGAAGAAATGACTCAGTTTTCAAATTTAGAAAATAGGTTTTTTATAAGTGAGAGATCTCATCTTAATCTAACTCATCACTCTTTGATAGATAGAGCAAAAGAAAACCTAAAAGGCGATAAAGCTATAGGAACTACAGGTAAAGGCATAGGACCTGCGTATTCTGATAAAATAAGCAGAAGCGGACATAGAGCACTTGAACTAAAAGATCCTAAAAAACTAGCAAAAGATTTATATACTGAATTTAAAGAAAACGCATATTTTTATGATGCACTAAATATAAATTTACCTAGCGAAGATGAAATTTTAAAAGAAATGGAAGAATATAGCAAAGCACTTTCGCCTTATATAATTGATACAACAAAATTACTTTGGAATTTGATGGATCAAAATAAAAAAGTTCTCATCGAAGGAGCACAAGGAACTATGCTTGATATAGATCATGGAACATATCCTTATGTTACAAGCTCAAATACCATAAGCTCCGGCTCTTGCAGTGGTTTGGGGCTAAATCCAAAAACATTAGGTAAAGTTATAGGTATCATTAAAGCTTACACAACAAGAGTTGGCAATGGCTCATTTCCAACCGAAGATTTAAGTAATAGTGGCGAAACAATGTGTGAAGTTGGTAAAGAATATGGAACAACAACAGGCAGAAAAAGAAGATGTGGTTGGTTTGACGCTGTGTCTGTAAAATACGCATCAAGGTTAAATGGTGTAGATGAATACGCTCTAATGAAACTAGATGTTTTAGACGGATTTGAAAAGATTAAAATTTGTAAAGCATATAAATATAAAGGCAAGATAATAGACTATGTTCCATCTGATTTGCAAAATGTAGAGCCTATTTATGAAGAAGTCGATGGCTGGAAAAGTGTTGCTGGAGTTAGAAAATATGATGATTTAGAGCAAAATGCGAAAAACTATATCAAACGCATAGAAGAACTTTGCGGTGTTAAAATAGGCATAATATCAACTAGTCCAGATAGGAACGATACTATAATATTATGA
- the rmuC gene encoding DNA recombination protein RmuC has product MSKEEYEVVILCVFGLLILSLVFCVMYFIKFKNMQIRLENEINNAKENIDERMQIIDDLKKNLQKQEVLNDELQKNLAVSETNCINLQDKIDENMLQNTNLNSKISSLQDKVMELNSENSALNLSIKTKIDEINELKESMKNDKEKLELSFKSQVENMKNFLEQGIKANFENIKNANIKELSEDSKKKFDELIKPLNDNIKEYREKMIQTDTNFKSIFENFQKEALKLGTQADALANALKGDKKMLGNLGELQLEKILDASGLVKGHNYHTQVGYKDENGNQKFLDLVVDFDSDKKAIIDAKFSLVNYSNYCESSDEKEKIIYAKKLANDLRNHINTLDSKEYKDYDTKAYPYIFMFIPYDNILRVGLTQDNNLYTYAYEKGIFITTPLTLLMALKTIYICWLNLQSDKKAENILKLAGQIYDKFVLVCEKFQTLDTRLNSLQNSKDEIHKTLSGRGGMSSYIEKLKTQGAKTTKSLPKELYDEAEILDSDL; this is encoded by the coding sequence ATGAGTAAAGAAGAGTATGAAGTTGTGATTTTGTGCGTATTTGGGCTGTTAATATTGTCGTTAGTTTTTTGTGTAATGTATTTTATCAAATTTAAAAATATGCAAATAAGACTAGAAAATGAGATAAATAATGCCAAAGAAAATATAGATGAAAGAATGCAAATTATAGATGATTTAAAGAAAAATTTACAAAAACAAGAAGTTTTAAATGATGAGTTGCAAAAAAATTTGGCAGTAAGCGAAACAAATTGTATAAATTTGCAAGATAAGATAGATGAGAATATGTTGCAAAATACAAACTTAAACTCAAAAATTTCATCTTTGCAAGACAAGGTTATGGAATTAAATAGCGAGAATTCAGCCTTAAATTTATCCATAAAAACTAAGATAGATGAGATAAATGAACTTAAAGAAAGTATGAAAAACGACAAAGAAAAACTAGAGCTTAGCTTTAAATCACAAGTTGAGAATATGAAAAATTTTCTAGAACAAGGCATAAAAGCAAATTTTGAAAATATAAAAAATGCAAATATAAAAGAACTAAGCGAAGATTCTAAAAAGAAATTTGATGAACTTATAAAACCTTTAAATGATAATATTAAAGAGTATCGCGAAAAGATGATTCAAACTGACACGAATTTTAAGAGCATATTTGAAAATTTCCAAAAAGAAGCACTAAAACTTGGCACTCAAGCTGACGCACTTGCAAATGCATTAAAAGGCGATAAAAAAATGCTAGGAAATTTAGGCGAATTACAGCTTGAAAAAATTTTAGATGCAAGTGGGCTTGTAAAAGGGCATAATTATCACACTCAAGTTGGATACAAAGATGAAAATGGCAATCAGAAATTTCTTGATTTGGTTGTGGATTTTGATAGTGATAAAAAAGCTATAATTGATGCTAAATTTTCGCTTGTAAATTATAGTAATTACTGCGAAAGCAGCGATGAAAAAGAAAAAATTATATATGCTAAAAAACTTGCAAATGATCTTAGAAATCACATAAATACGCTTGATAGCAAAGAGTATAAAGATTATGATACCAAGGCATATCCGTATATTTTTATGTTTATACCTTATGATAATATTTTGAGGGTTGGACTTACCCAGGATAATAATCTTTATACTTATGCGTATGAAAAGGGCATTTTTATAACAACGCCGCTTACCTTACTAATGGCATTAAAAACAATATATATATGTTGGTTAAATTTACAAAGCGACAAAAAAGCTGAAAATATCTTAAAACTTGCTGGTCAAATTTATGATAAATTTGTGCTTGTATGTGAAAAATTTCAAACCCTAGATACTAGATTAAACTCGCTTCAAAATAGTAAAGATGAAATTCATAAAACCCTAAGCGGACGAGGCGGAATGTCAAGTTATATAGAAAAGTTAAAAACACAGGGTGCAAAAACGACAAAAAGCTTACCAAAAGAGCTTTATGATGAAGCCGAAATACTTGATAGTGATTTATGA
- a CDS encoding BON domain-containing protein, giving the protein MRYMILFLVPFFICACSTLPPALNILSVFDLYSSSQDSRDIYIQTKDKIIKTNIQSQILAHKTLSNYDIDVESFYGEVLLIGEIDEPSDEQKAIDIAKSVSGVNKIRTFLIPKNANSCGIYENNSILLKLKKEFYADNVVKGSTIRVNVIQCKVILSGVVNTTNELKHIMWYSTHIDSVDEVYSFIHVFEELKNKKD; this is encoded by the coding sequence ATGAGATATATGATTTTATTTTTGGTGCCTTTTTTTATTTGTGCTTGTTCAACTTTGCCGCCTGCTTTAAATATACTTAGTGTTTTTGATCTATATTCTTCATCTCAAGATAGCAGAGATATCTATATACAAACAAAAGATAAAATCATAAAAACAAATATCCAATCACAAATTTTAGCCCATAAAACTCTAAGTAATTATGACATAGATGTAGAAAGTTTTTATGGCGAAGTTTTGTTGATAGGGGAAATAGATGAACCAAGCGATGAACAAAAAGCTATTGATATCGCAAAAAGTGTTTCTGGGGTAAATAAGATAAGAACTTTTTTGATACCAAAAAATGCCAATTCTTGTGGTATTTATGAAAATAACTCAATTTTACTTAAATTAAAAAAAGAATTTTATGCAGATAATGTGGTTAAAGGCTCAACAATAAGAGTAAATGTGATACAATGCAAAGTTATTTTAAGCGGTGTTGTAAATACGACAAATGAACTAAAACACATAATGTGGTATTCTACTCATATAGATAGTGTAGATGAGGTTTATTCGTTCATTCATGTGTTTGAAGAATTAAAAAACAAAAAGGATTAA
- a CDS encoding Dps family protein, with product MSKVIEQLNQIQADANILYIQFHNYHWNVKGLQFLSIHNYTEEAYKEMSELFDDSAERAIQLGGKAIVCPKTLMETSKVEPLKSDTFCPKDVVAGMIKSYEYLLKEFKKLREVADEKDDSTTVAFAEDHIAGIEKRIWMLNAMLG from the coding sequence ATGTCAAAAGTTATCGAGCAATTAAATCAAATACAAGCGGATGCAAATATCCTCTACATACAGTTTCACAACTATCATTGGAATGTAAAAGGATTGCAGTTTTTATCAATTCATAACTATACAGAAGAAGCTTATAAAGAAATGAGCGAACTTTTTGATGATTCAGCTGAAAGAGCTATCCAACTTGGTGGAAAAGCTATAGTTTGTCCAAAAACTTTAATGGAGACATCAAAAGTTGAACCTTTAAAATCAGATACTTTCTGCCCAAAAGATGTAGTAGCTGGTATGATAAAATCTTATGAGTATTTACTAAAAGAATTTAAAAAGTTAAGAGAAGTAGCTGATGAGAAAGATGATTCTACAACAGTAGCATTTGCAGAAGATCACATAGCTGGTATAGAAAAAAGAATTTGGATGCTAAATGCTATGTTAGGTTAA
- a CDS encoding PAS domain S-box protein, whose protein sequence is MVLSTKAIRNVYLNNIIYAIVVLLFFAFSVIFKINEISKEISFSLEKSDSLITFFIQNTAKDIQNSKLNDINTSFLFQKMPYLRAVYNLDKQGNVLNIDKSINEAEYVTNFSGYILQNLNQESLFHISKPKIYKNKDESIFFIIKNMDGYLAGEFDLEKLYEYFNENKILNKNTILLNSSGNAVFKEDIKTMNHRSIYEYLGSLTKINSFGINLNTKKDLIVYKITKNPKYQFILLYNFNLFNALSPSLFVIILMISFFILMLLTMKLTIKSLEINLLLPIKNLKNIIKNIRNFNIKKEDIISYKSKNEDFNEVLDDISYIYKKYKDIRHFLKDAYYKDNYIFNKSSLIILMINAYDGSIVDASKGAVKFYKYTKEALLNKTIFDIDITPENNFELENLRYPYKKIHIFKAKHILCDMSIKDVLVETSYTKIQNKMYQIVIARDITYETNLIKGIKQEHQILDISPFTVFYFSDRVLKKVDFVSYTVSRILGYEQEEIMNENFDIYTILHPDDVGKIISIFKTNMRLTHINGVNTHFEQHCRVLHKNGTYTWFNLFFRIIKNKKQSIQTIIYAINYADILKQKNSFEYQIQKYKNLLLSCNIITFEINLKTNMISFSENLSTKFDLDTKDKVISININSFKKLINEDDFKKLDYSISEHANHKKEFFKEEIRVIGKDGKEIWVLLRGKIITRDQNKEPLIIYGGLMDIDFQKKFTNLAILHKEVFLNSSQGMIIADEKSTIIETNKAFDNFFGYQNIIGQNLKILKSAKNDIKKYKKVLDYIRHTDYYRDILWIKAADNSSILSIFSVTKIKDEVGNIKNYVISFHAISENTK, encoded by the coding sequence ATGGTTTTATCAACAAAAGCTATTAGAAATGTCTATTTAAACAACATAATATATGCAATTGTGGTTTTGTTATTTTTTGCTTTTAGTGTTATCTTTAAAATTAACGAAATATCTAAAGAGATTAGTTTTTCTTTAGAAAAAAGCGACTCTTTGATTACTTTTTTTATCCAAAATACCGCAAAAGATATACAAAATTCAAAATTAAATGATATTAATACAAGTTTTTTATTTCAGAAAATGCCATATTTAAGAGCTGTATACAATCTAGACAAACAAGGAAATGTACTTAATATCGACAAATCAATCAATGAAGCTGAATATGTTACAAATTTCTCAGGGTATATTTTGCAAAATCTAAATCAAGAATCTCTTTTTCACATAAGCAAACCCAAAATATATAAAAATAAAGATGAGTCCATATTTTTTATAATAAAAAATATGGACGGATATCTTGCCGGAGAGTTTGATTTAGAAAAATTATATGAATATTTTAATGAAAATAAAATTTTAAATAAAAACACTATTTTATTAAATTCAAGTGGAAATGCTGTCTTTAAAGAAGATATCAAAACAATGAATCATCGCAGCATTTATGAATATTTAGGCAGTTTAACAAAAATAAACTCATTTGGCATAAATTTAAATACAAAAAAAGATTTAATAGTCTATAAAATTACAAAAAATCCAAAATATCAATTTATTTTACTATACAATTTTAATTTATTTAATGCATTATCCCCATCTCTTTTTGTGATTATTCTTATGATAAGTTTTTTTATACTTATGCTTCTAACTATGAAACTTACTATAAAATCTCTTGAGATAAATTTGCTCTTGCCTATAAAAAATCTTAAAAATATTATAAAAAACATTAGAAATTTTAATATAAAAAAAGAAGATATCATAAGTTACAAATCTAAAAATGAAGACTTTAATGAAGTTTTAGACGACATATCATATATATATAAAAAATATAAAGATATAAGACATTTTTTAAAAGACGCATACTATAAAGATAATTATATATTTAACAAAAGCTCTTTGATTATACTAATGATAAATGCCTATGATGGAAGCATAGTTGATGCTAGCAAGGGTGCCGTTAAGTTTTACAAATATACAAAAGAAGCTCTTTTAAACAAAACTATCTTTGATATAGATATAACTCCTGAAAATAACTTTGAACTAGAAAATCTTAGATATCCATATAAAAAAATACACATTTTTAAAGCAAAACATATACTTTGTGATATGAGTATAAAAGATGTTTTAGTTGAGACAAGTTATACAAAAATACAAAATAAAATGTATCAAATAGTAATCGCAAGAGACATAACATACGAAACAAATTTGATAAAAGGCATAAAACAAGAACATCAAATTTTAGATATATCGCCATTTACCGTGTTTTATTTTAGTGATAGAGTCCTTAAAAAAGTTGATTTCGTTTCATATACTGTAAGTAGAATTTTGGGCTATGAGCAAGAAGAGATAATGAATGAAAATTTTGATATTTACACAATATTACATCCAGATGATGTAGGTAAAATCATAAGTATTTTTAAAACAAATATGAGATTAACTCATATAAATGGCGTAAATACTCATTTTGAACAACATTGTAGAGTTCTGCATAAAAACGGAACATACACTTGGTTTAATCTATTTTTTAGAATCATAAAAAACAAAAAACAATCTATACAAACTATCATATATGCTATTAATTATGCAGATATTTTAAAACAAAAAAATAGTTTTGAATACCAAATACAAAAATACAAAAATCTACTATTGTCTTGCAACATAATAACTTTTGAAATAAATTTAAAAACAAATATGATTTCATTTAGCGAAAATCTATCTACAAAATTTGATTTAGATACAAAAGATAAAGTTATAAGTATAAATATTAATTCATTTAAAAAGCTCATTAATGAAGATGATTTTAAAAAACTAGATTATTCTATAAGCGAACATGCAAACCATAAAAAAGAGTTTTTTAAAGAAGAGATTAGAGTTATAGGAAAAGATGGCAAAGAAATTTGGGTTTTATTAAGAGGTAAAATTATCACAAGAGATCAAAATAAAGAGCCTTTGATTATTTATGGCGGACTTATGGATATAGATTTTCAAAAGAAATTTACAAATTTGGCAATCTTACACAAAGAAGTATTTTTAAATTCCTCTCAAGGTATGATTATAGCAGATGAGAAAAGCACTATAATAGAAACAAACAAAGCTTTTGATAATTTTTTTGGATATCAAAATATAATAGGACAAAATTTAAAAATTTTAAAATCTGCTAAAAACGATATCAAAAAATACAAAAAAGTGCTAGATTATATAAGGCATACTGATTATTATAGGGATATTTTATGGATAAAAGCTGCCGATAATAGTTCTATTTTATCTATATTTAGCGTAACCAAGATAAAAGATGAGGTCGGAAATATAAAAAATTATGTTATAAGTTTTCATGCTATAAGTGAAAATACCAAATAG